The Amblyomma americanum isolate KBUSLIRL-KWMA chromosome 3, ASM5285725v1, whole genome shotgun sequence genome window below encodes:
- the LOC144122889 gene encoding uncharacterized protein LOC144122889, with the protein MQLPDEPVRGYVEEMKRLFRRAYPDVTRESGSQECVTNFARFNATYTLRPIGLVSYEQPKPASNSGKMRFVFLVYEQPTDKDWRKMLIETPRPPTNFMFDWYVDRNGLTLAAVNYFIIDT; encoded by the exons ATGCAGCTTCCGgacgagcccgtccgcggttacgttgaagagatgaagcgcctttTTCGTCGCGCCTACCCCGATGTGACCAGGGAATCAGGATCGCAAGAG TGCGTGACTAACTTCGCGCGCTTCAACGCCACGTACACGCTTCGACCCATTGGACTCGTCTCCTACGAGCAGCCGAAGCCAGCGAGCAACAGCGGCAAGATGCGCTTCGTGTTCCTGGTCTACGAGCAACCGACGGACAAGGACTGGCGCAAGATGCTCATCGAAACGCCGAGGCCGCCAACAAACTTCATGTTCGACTGGTACGTGGACAGGAACGGTCTAACCTTGGCGGCGGTCAACTACTTCATTATCGACACGTGA